One stretch of Lysobacter sp. KIS68-7 DNA includes these proteins:
- a CDS encoding FAD-dependent oxidoreductase, with translation MERNPTMERTGASRSLWMATADPPVFAPLIADAHARVCVVGAGIAGLSTAYRLAKSGVDVVVLEESDLHGGQTARTTGHLCDALDDRWFELEQLHGAEGARMAAHSHAVAIDTIERICRDEEIDCGFARCDGYLVRGEGDGRIGLLDHEYEAAVRAGLDVERVPAPPGAMAAFGNAILFKHQARFHSLDYLGGLARAIVRHGGRIHTGTRVDAIEGGANAGATAANGARVQAEHVVVATNVPFNDRLAIHTKQAAYRTYVVALRMDPGAVPDALLWDTLDPYHYVRIAHARNGTWLIVGGEDRKTGQDEAPLVRYEVLESWAREHFPMALDVGYRWSGQVIEPIDSLAFIGHNPGFADNVYVATGDSGNGITHGTIAGLLIGDLIVEGDSPWRALYAPNRRNLRAADAYLRENLNFVPYYADWVSGGEIEGLEGLAPGEGAVLRRGLHKVAAMRDQAGGLHLHSAVCPHLGCVVHWNDAERSWDCPCHGSRFDAVDGHRLNGPATRGLAPLASPHSAPDIAGAEGPPLLRL, from the coding sequence ATGGAACGCAACCCGACCATGGAACGCACCGGTGCCAGTCGCTCGTTGTGGATGGCGACGGCAGACCCACCGGTCTTCGCGCCTCTCATCGCCGATGCCCACGCACGCGTTTGCGTCGTGGGCGCCGGCATCGCGGGCCTGAGCACGGCGTATCGCCTCGCGAAGTCGGGCGTGGACGTGGTAGTGCTGGAGGAATCGGACCTGCACGGCGGACAGACCGCGCGCACCACGGGACACCTGTGCGATGCGCTCGACGATCGCTGGTTCGAGCTCGAACAATTGCATGGTGCCGAAGGCGCGCGCATGGCGGCGCACAGCCATGCGGTGGCGATCGACACGATCGAGCGCATCTGTCGCGATGAAGAGATCGACTGCGGCTTCGCGCGTTGCGACGGGTACCTCGTGCGCGGCGAAGGCGATGGACGCATCGGCCTGCTCGACCACGAGTACGAAGCCGCGGTGCGCGCGGGGTTGGATGTCGAACGCGTTCCCGCGCCGCCGGGCGCGATGGCGGCATTCGGCAACGCGATCCTGTTCAAGCACCAGGCGCGCTTTCATTCGCTGGATTACCTCGGTGGACTGGCGCGCGCGATCGTGCGCCACGGCGGGCGCATCCATACCGGCACGCGCGTGGATGCGATCGAGGGCGGCGCGAACGCGGGTGCGACCGCCGCCAACGGCGCGCGCGTGCAGGCCGAGCACGTGGTCGTGGCGACCAACGTGCCCTTTAACGATCGCCTCGCGATCCATACCAAGCAGGCGGCCTATCGCACTTACGTCGTCGCCCTGCGCATGGACCCGGGCGCGGTGCCCGATGCCTTGCTGTGGGACACGCTGGACCCCTACCACTACGTGCGCATCGCCCACGCGCGCAACGGCACCTGGCTCATCGTCGGCGGCGAAGACCGCAAGACCGGGCAGGACGAAGCGCCGCTGGTGCGCTACGAAGTCCTCGAATCCTGGGCGCGCGAACACTTCCCGATGGCGCTGGATGTCGGCTATCGCTGGTCGGGGCAGGTGATCGAACCGATCGATTCGCTGGCTTTCATCGGCCACAACCCGGGCTTCGCGGACAACGTGTACGTGGCCACGGGCGATTCGGGCAACGGGATCACGCACGGCACGATCGCGGGCCTGCTGATCGGCGACCTCATCGTGGAAGGCGATTCCCCGTGGCGCGCGCTGTATGCGCCGAACCGCCGCAACCTGCGCGCGGCCGACGCCTACCTGCGCGAAAACCTGAACTTCGTGCCGTACTACGCGGACTGGGTGAGCGGTGGCGAGATCGAAGGCCTCGAAGGACTCGCCCCGGGCGAAGGCGCCGTGCTGCGCCGCGGCCTGCACAAGGTGGCCGCCATGCGCGACCAGGCCGGCGGCCTCCACCTGCATTCGGCCGTGTGTCCGCACCTGGGTTGCGTGGTGCACTGGAACGACGCGGAACGCAGCTGGGATTGCCCCTGCCACGGTTCGCGCTTCGACGCCGTCGACGGCCATCGCCTGAATGGCCCGGCGACCCGTGGATTGGCGCCACTGGCGAGCCCGCACTCGGCCCCCGACATCGCCGGTGCGGAAGGGCCCCCACTGCTGCGCTTATAA
- a CDS encoding S9 family peptidase: protein MRKPASLAFCLTLCLAPAAFAQDTPANDASDANAPLTLARVMSDPDWIGPPIEQAWWSWDGKQAYTQRKRQGATIRDVFVQPIAGGAATVLDGSARATEDGAQPVYDAQRTRMAFVRSGDVFVRDLRSGALQQLTRTNDEEAQPQWAGDGGLAWRVGNTWYRWTAGGGVRQAALVLAEKAPGTKPEADDLRDRQMRLFDTLRKEREQRDAAREQNALWQKTDPSRAPAPAYLGADVDIADSSMSPDGRWLLVVTTEKGGDIGTPGKMPKYITESGYEEFEEARTRVGRNNPLPQRLWLVDIGNASVRELKFDTLPGIKTDPLAALRKAAGKPALEGERPVQVLTSGDNSGGPSIRWSPDGHQAAVMIRAIDNKDRWIAGVDFAGAKLQTRHRLTDPAWINWSFNDFGFAPDGALWFLSEESGWSHLYVSDGNGAPRTITSGKWEASQPQLSADGKRFLFLCNRAWPGDYEVCEVDRNGGVVREVTAMDGVEDFAVSPDETKLLVRHSDSYVPPQVAVVNRGGDGVVELTDTRTPAFKARTWIKPEYVQVPSKHGAGTIWGKYYGPKTLEPGKHYPIVMFVHGAGYLQNVSARYPNYFREQMFHDLLVERGYIVMELDYRASEGYGRKWRTDIYRRMGTPELEDYLDGLDWLVDHKQGDRARAGIYGGSYGGFMTFMALFKKPGVFKAGAALRPVSDWSQYNHEYTSNILNTPEIDPEAYKISSPIEFADGLQDNLLIAHGMIDDNVFFRDSVMLTQKLIELRKDKWELAPYPMERHGFVHPDSWYDEYRRILELFDRTLQPGR from the coding sequence ATGCGCAAGCCTGCCTCACTCGCCTTCTGCCTCACCCTGTGCCTGGCGCCCGCCGCCTTCGCGCAGGACACGCCTGCCAATGACGCGTCCGACGCCAATGCGCCGCTCACGCTCGCGCGCGTGATGTCCGATCCCGACTGGATCGGCCCGCCGATCGAACAGGCGTGGTGGTCGTGGGATGGCAAGCAGGCCTACACGCAGCGCAAGCGCCAGGGCGCGACGATCCGCGACGTCTTCGTGCAACCGATCGCCGGCGGCGCGGCAACGGTGCTCGACGGCAGCGCACGCGCGACGGAAGACGGCGCGCAACCGGTGTACGACGCGCAACGCACGCGCATGGCCTTCGTGCGCAGCGGCGACGTGTTCGTGCGCGACCTGCGCAGCGGCGCGCTGCAGCAACTCACGCGCACCAACGACGAAGAAGCGCAGCCGCAGTGGGCGGGCGATGGCGGCCTGGCCTGGCGCGTCGGCAACACCTGGTATCGCTGGACCGCCGGCGGCGGCGTGCGACAGGCCGCGCTGGTGCTCGCGGAAAAGGCGCCGGGCACCAAGCCGGAAGCCGACGACCTGCGCGATCGCCAGATGCGCCTGTTCGACACGCTGCGCAAGGAACGCGAACAACGCGACGCCGCGCGCGAACAGAACGCGCTGTGGCAGAAGACCGATCCCTCGCGCGCGCCCGCACCGGCCTACCTGGGCGCGGACGTCGACATCGCCGATTCCTCGATGTCGCCGGATGGCCGCTGGTTGCTGGTCGTGACGACCGAAAAGGGCGGCGACATCGGCACGCCCGGCAAGATGCCGAAGTACATCACCGAGTCCGGTTACGAAGAATTCGAGGAGGCGCGCACGCGCGTCGGCCGCAACAACCCGTTGCCGCAGCGCCTGTGGCTGGTGGACATCGGCAACGCCAGCGTGCGCGAGCTCAAGTTCGACACGCTGCCCGGCATCAAGACCGATCCTCTCGCCGCACTGCGCAAGGCCGCGGGCAAGCCGGCGCTGGAAGGCGAGCGCCCCGTGCAGGTGCTCACCTCCGGCGACAACAGCGGTGGCCCGTCGATCCGCTGGTCGCCCGACGGCCACCAGGCCGCCGTGATGATCCGCGCCATCGACAACAAGGATCGCTGGATCGCCGGCGTGGACTTCGCTGGCGCCAAGCTGCAGACGCGCCATCGCCTCACCGATCCGGCCTGGATCAACTGGAGCTTCAACGACTTCGGCTTCGCGCCCGACGGCGCGCTGTGGTTCCTGTCCGAAGAAAGCGGTTGGTCGCACCTGTACGTGAGCGACGGCAACGGTGCGCCGCGCACGATCACCTCGGGCAAGTGGGAAGCCTCGCAGCCGCAGCTGTCCGCGGACGGCAAGCGCTTCCTGTTCCTGTGCAACCGCGCCTGGCCGGGCGACTACGAAGTGTGCGAAGTCGATCGCAACGGCGGCGTGGTGCGCGAGGTGACGGCGATGGATGGCGTGGAGGACTTCGCCGTCTCGCCCGACGAAACCAAGCTGCTCGTGCGCCACTCCGACAGCTACGTCCCGCCGCAGGTCGCGGTGGTGAACCGCGGTGGCGACGGCGTCGTCGAACTCACCGACACGCGCACCCCGGCCTTCAAGGCGCGCACGTGGATCAAGCCCGAGTACGTGCAGGTGCCGTCGAAGCACGGTGCGGGCACGATCTGGGGCAAGTACTACGGGCCGAAGACGCTGGAGCCCGGCAAGCACTATCCGATCGTCATGTTCGTGCATGGCGCGGGCTACCTGCAGAACGTGAGCGCGCGTTACCCGAATTACTTCCGCGAGCAGATGTTCCATGACCTGCTCGTGGAGCGCGGCTACATCGTGATGGAACTCGACTACCGCGCCTCCGAAGGCTACGGCCGCAAGTGGCGCACCGACATCTATCGCCGCATGGGCACGCCGGAACTCGAGGATTACCTCGATGGCCTGGACTGGCTCGTCGACCACAAGCAGGGCGATCGCGCGCGCGCGGGCATCTACGGCGGCAGCTACGGCGGCTTCATGACCTTCATGGCGCTGTTCAAGAAGCCCGGCGTGTTCAAGGCCGGCGCTGCGCTGCGCCCGGTGAGCGACTGGTCGCAGTACAACCACGAGTACACCTCGAACATCCTCAACACCCCGGAGATCGACCCCGAGGCCTACAAGATCTCCTCGCCGATCGAATTCGCCGACGGGCTGCAGGACAACCTGCTCATCGCGCACGGGATGATCGACGACAACGTGTTCTTCCGCGATTCGGTGATGCTCACGCAGAAGCTGATCGAACTGCGCAAGGACAAGTGGGAGCTCGCGCCTTATCCGATGGAGCGCCACGGCTTCGTGCACCCCGACAGCTGGTACGACGAGTACCGCCGGATCCTGGAACTGTTCGACCGGACGCTCCAGCCGGGGCGTTGA
- a CDS encoding I78 family peptidase inhibitor gives MRLHPAPLSLVLVAVLGLGACATKQDTATAAQDAAPVAGDSSKLDMPIENAPAHPATYAMPEPAATCNADAAHDAVGKKATDEVVEKARVAAGAATTRVVRPNQPVTMDYRGDRLNVQTDAKDKIVGTSCG, from the coding sequence ATGCGCCTGCACCCCGCCCCGTTGTCCCTCGTCCTCGTCGCCGTGCTCGGCCTGGGCGCCTGCGCCACGAAACAGGACACCGCGACCGCGGCACAAGACGCCGCGCCCGTGGCGGGCGACAGCTCCAAGCTCGACATGCCGATCGAGAACGCGCCGGCGCATCCGGCGACCTACGCAATGCCGGAGCCTGCCGCGACCTGCAACGCCGATGCCGCGCACGACGCGGTGGGCAAAAAGGCCACGGACGAGGTGGTGGAGAAGGCGCGCGTTGCCGCCGGCGCTGCGACCACGCGCGTCGTCCGCCCCAACCAACCGGTCACGATGGATTACCGCGGCGATCGCCTGAACGTACAGACGGACGCGAAGGACAAGATCGTCGGCACCAGCTGCGGCTGA
- a CDS encoding M61 family peptidase codes for MLPRKTLLAAALALAVPALGAFTAVQAQTSPQAPVYATSTTPYPGTITLDVDATNLSQRVFQVKERIPVQAGPLTLLYPKWLPGNHADYGRVDKVAGLVITANGKRLEWVRDPLDVFAFKVDVPEGVSNIDVEFQFLTPTGGDQGRVVMTPAMLNLQWNMVALYPAGYDASAITFAPSVKLPTGWKFATALEEQSRAGDAVSYKPVNFEVLVDSPMFAGRYSKVFDLDPGAKVPVHLNVFADDAKYLDAKPDHIEAHRNLVQQMYKLYGARHYNHYDFLFALSGQMSGIGLEHQRSSENGVGVKYFTSWDPKKGSSDLLAHEFNHSWDGKYRRGADLATPSFNTPMQGSLLWVYEGQTQYWGNVITARSGLRNFDTAKDALALVAATYAEGRPGLDWRALQDTTNDPIIAKRTSKSYRSWQLSEDYYSGGQMIWLEVDSLLRERSNNKLSLDDFARKFFGVNDGDWKVNPYTFDDVVKTLNDVMPYDWHTFLRDRLDGKKPLTGGIEASGWRLVFKDTPNAYAKAAMAEYGGGADFNYSLGISVGKDSTISDVRWDSPAFKAGMGPGMTLMAVNDRAYSSDVLEDAVKQAKADKKPIALLVKEFDTFRTIQLPYYDGLRYPHLERIEGKPDRLSAIYAPKK; via the coding sequence ATGCTGCCTCGCAAGACCCTTCTCGCCGCCGCCCTTGCGCTCGCAGTGCCCGCGCTCGGCGCCTTCACCGCCGTCCAGGCGCAGACCTCGCCGCAGGCACCGGTCTATGCCACGAGCACGACCCCGTACCCCGGCACCATCACGCTCGACGTCGACGCGACCAACCTGTCGCAGCGCGTGTTCCAGGTGAAGGAGCGCATTCCGGTGCAGGCCGGCCCGCTCACGTTGCTCTATCCGAAGTGGCTGCCGGGCAACCACGCCGACTACGGCCGCGTCGACAAGGTCGCCGGCCTGGTCATCACCGCCAACGGCAAGCGCCTGGAATGGGTGCGCGACCCGCTCGACGTGTTCGCGTTCAAGGTCGACGTGCCGGAAGGCGTGTCGAACATCGACGTGGAATTCCAGTTCCTCACGCCCACCGGCGGCGACCAGGGCCGCGTGGTCATGACGCCGGCGATGCTCAACCTGCAGTGGAACATGGTCGCGCTGTATCCGGCCGGCTATGACGCGAGCGCGATCACCTTTGCGCCGAGCGTGAAGCTGCCGACCGGCTGGAAGTTCGCCACCGCGCTGGAAGAACAGTCGCGCGCCGGCGATGCCGTGAGCTACAAGCCGGTGAACTTCGAAGTGCTCGTCGACTCGCCGATGTTCGCGGGCCGCTACTCGAAGGTGTTCGACCTCGACCCGGGCGCCAAGGTGCCGGTGCACCTGAACGTCTTCGCCGATGACGCGAAGTACCTGGACGCCAAGCCCGACCACATCGAAGCGCACCGCAACCTCGTGCAGCAGATGTACAAGCTGTACGGCGCGCGCCACTACAACCACTACGACTTCCTGTTCGCGCTCAGCGGCCAGATGTCGGGCATCGGCCTGGAACACCAGCGCTCGAGCGAAAACGGCGTGGGCGTGAAGTACTTCACCTCGTGGGATCCGAAGAAGGGCAGCAGCGACCTGCTCGCGCACGAGTTCAACCACTCGTGGGACGGCAAGTACCGCCGCGGCGCCGACCTCGCAACGCCGAGCTTCAACACGCCGATGCAGGGCAGCCTGCTGTGGGTGTACGAAGGCCAGACGCAGTACTGGGGCAACGTGATCACGGCGCGCTCGGGCCTGCGCAATTTCGACACCGCGAAGGACGCGCTCGCACTCGTCGCCGCGACCTACGCCGAAGGCCGCCCGGGCCTGGACTGGCGCGCGCTGCAGGACACCACCAACGATCCGATCATCGCCAAGCGCACCTCGAAGTCCTACCGCAGCTGGCAGTTGAGCGAGGACTACTACTCCGGCGGCCAGATGATCTGGCTGGAAGTGGACTCGCTGCTGCGCGAGCGCAGCAACAACAAGCTGTCGCTGGATGATTTCGCGCGCAAGTTCTTCGGCGTGAACGACGGCGACTGGAAGGTGAATCCGTACACCTTCGACGACGTGGTGAAGACGCTCAACGATGTCATGCCCTACGACTGGCACACCTTCCTGCGCGATCGCCTGGACGGCAAGAAGCCGCTCACCGGCGGCATCGAAGCCAGCGGCTGGCGCCTGGTGTTCAAGGACACGCCGAATGCCTACGCGAAGGCCGCGATGGCCGAATACGGCGGCGGCGCGGACTTCAACTACTCGCTGGGCATCAGCGTCGGCAAGGACAGCACCATCAGCGACGTGCGCTGGGACAGCCCCGCGTTCAAGGCCGGCATGGGCCCGGGCATGACGCTGATGGCGGTCAACGATCGCGCCTACAGCAGCGACGTGCTGGAAGACGCGGTGAAGCAGGCCAAGGCCGACAAGAAGCCGATCGCGCTGCTGGTGAAGGAGTTCGACACCTTCCGCACCATCCAGCTGCCGTACTACGACGGCCTGCGCTACCCGCACCTGGAGCGCATCGAAGGCAAGCCGGACCGCCTGTCGGCGATCTACGCGCCGAAGAAGTAA